The following proteins come from a genomic window of Bradyrhizobium paxllaeri:
- a CDS encoding cupin domain-containing protein has product MSDPLRREFLAAAGIASLAALAAAQPAAGGDPSFMNNVPDPALAGKDLPTFKFALEKSDGKVIGNSYGKEATVAQLPISKGIAGVSMRLEPGAMRELHWHATAAEWAFVIEGRVRTTVVDPSGLAETNDFDPGDVWYFPRGHGHMLQCLGDKPCHFILIFDNGYFSEFGTFSITDWIGHTPPALLAKNFGLPEATFATFPKEEVYFARGKPPPAEPSVPLQGWKLPPETHKYRLLAQPPHATYRGGREWRVDSSRFPIAKTITGVVLDLDPGALRTLHWHPNADEWQYVIEGEVSVTLFGSHGRYRTERLQKGDVGYIPQGYGHSIENVGSGAARILIGFNAGTYETIDLSQWIAANPKDVLATNFGQPAEAFGKFPDRDVFIASRDGTR; this is encoded by the coding sequence ATGTCCGATCCACTACGTCGGGAATTCCTGGCTGCCGCAGGCATCGCCTCGCTGGCAGCGCTGGCTGCGGCACAGCCGGCCGCCGGCGGCGATCCGAGCTTCATGAACAACGTTCCGGATCCAGCGCTCGCGGGCAAGGATCTGCCGACCTTCAAATTCGCGCTGGAGAAGTCGGACGGCAAGGTGATCGGCAACAGCTATGGCAAGGAGGCCACCGTCGCGCAGCTGCCGATTTCCAAGGGCATTGCCGGGGTCTCGATGCGGCTCGAGCCCGGCGCGATGCGCGAGCTGCATTGGCACGCGACCGCCGCCGAATGGGCGTTCGTCATCGAGGGGCGGGTGCGCACCACCGTCGTCGACCCTAGCGGCCTTGCCGAGACCAACGATTTCGACCCGGGCGACGTCTGGTACTTTCCGCGCGGTCATGGGCACATGCTGCAGTGCCTGGGCGACAAGCCGTGCCACTTCATCCTGATCTTCGACAACGGCTATTTCTCCGAGTTCGGCACCTTCAGCATCACCGACTGGATCGGGCATACGCCGCCGGCGCTGCTGGCGAAGAATTTCGGCCTGCCGGAAGCTACATTCGCGACGTTTCCAAAAGAGGAAGTGTATTTCGCACGCGGTAAACCGCCGCCGGCCGAGCCCTCGGTGCCTTTGCAGGGTTGGAAGCTGCCGCCGGAGACCCACAAATACCGCCTGCTGGCGCAGCCGCCGCACGCGACCTATCGGGGCGGCCGCGAGTGGCGCGTCGATTCCAGCCGCTTTCCGATTGCGAAGACGATCACCGGCGTCGTGCTCGATCTTGATCCCGGCGCGCTGCGGACGCTGCACTGGCATCCGAACGCGGACGAGTGGCAATACGTCATCGAAGGCGAGGTGAGCGTCACCTTGTTCGGCTCTCACGGCCGCTACCGGACCGAACGATTGCAGAAGGGCGATGTCGGCTACATCCCGCAAGGCTATGGGCATTCGATCGAGAATGTCGGCAGCGGCGCTGCACGCATCCTGATCGGATTCAATGCCGGCACCTACGAGACCATCGACCTGTCGCAATGGATCGCGGCAAATCCCAAGGACGTGCTCGCCACGAATTTCGGACAGCCGGCGGAGGCGTTCGGAAAATTCCCGGATCGGGACGTGTTCATCGCCAGCAGGGATGGCACCCGATAG
- a CDS encoding alpha/beta hydrolase, giving the protein MIVQHLLKNETVTSRRAFLRGIVSSTSVLALGGCASLGATGARYDASSLSVEPTLLVATTRKPANGARAKPWFGPERATRMTVARAKLVPPDESRFSLAAAGIGDWRLDAVEPVPGEVSDLLGQGDVLIYVHGFKQTFETAALDAAHLADGIKFRGQTMVFSWPSKAGLFDYAYDRDSAMWSRDGFERVLNSAVTSPSAGRVHIVAHSMGTMLALESLRQLYARNGDTVSDKIGAVVFASPDIDMDIFSSSVTRMGPLGRKITVVAATNDRALALSGRLAGGMTRVGAAEKAAIEQLGVRVIDASSSGWGVINHDLFLSNAEVRKVIRRSIDASTA; this is encoded by the coding sequence GTGATCGTCCAACATTTGCTGAAAAATGAGACTGTTACATCCCGCCGTGCTTTTCTGCGCGGGATTGTGTCTTCAACCAGCGTGCTGGCGCTTGGCGGATGCGCGAGCTTGGGCGCGACGGGCGCGCGTTACGACGCTTCGTCGCTCTCGGTCGAGCCGACATTGCTTGTTGCAACCACGCGCAAGCCGGCGAACGGCGCGCGGGCGAAACCCTGGTTCGGGCCGGAGCGCGCGACGAGGATGACTGTCGCCCGGGCGAAACTGGTGCCGCCTGACGAGAGCCGTTTCTCGCTCGCTGCAGCCGGTATCGGCGATTGGCGTCTCGATGCGGTCGAGCCGGTGCCGGGGGAGGTCAGCGATCTTCTCGGACAGGGCGACGTCCTGATCTACGTGCATGGTTTCAAGCAGACATTCGAGACGGCGGCGCTCGATGCCGCGCATCTTGCTGACGGCATCAAATTCCGCGGCCAGACGATGGTGTTCTCGTGGCCATCCAAGGCGGGGCTGTTCGACTACGCCTATGATCGCGACAGCGCGATGTGGTCCCGCGACGGTTTCGAGCGCGTGCTCAATTCCGCCGTCACGAGCCCGAGCGCCGGACGGGTTCACATCGTCGCGCACAGCATGGGCACCATGCTCGCGCTCGAAAGTCTGCGCCAGCTTTATGCACGAAATGGCGACACCGTTTCAGACAAGATCGGAGCGGTGGTGTTCGCCTCGCCTGATATCGACATGGACATATTCTCGTCGTCAGTTACCCGCATGGGCCCGCTCGGCCGCAAGATCACCGTGGTCGCCGCGACGAATGACCGTGCGCTCGCGTTGTCGGGACGATTGGCCGGCGGCATGACGCGGGTCGGCGCCGCCGAGAAGGCCGCTATCGAGCAGCTTGGCGTGCGCGTCATCGATGCGTCCTCTTCAGGCTGGGGCGTCATCAACCACGATCTGTTCCTGTCCAATGCCGAGGTGCGGAAGGTGATACGCCGCTCGATTGATGCTTCGACGGCGTGA
- a CDS encoding putative bifunctional diguanylate cyclase/phosphodiesterase, whose translation MNSILNLFRIDADNHELMGAQLAAFSRQVPLLYFILSVNSIALASTHLGIAPSLLTVVFPGVLVGACAIRCLIWLQRRNLVVEPKAAARTLRATVVLGGALGFAFLAWALSLFPYGDTSRHGHILFFVGITVVSCIFCLMHVRPAALILTGTVIAPFVVFLLASGDVVHIAIGLNLFLVTVAMIYILIICSGQFAAMVNGQMETRRLSNENFRLANVDSLTDLPNRRQFFHRLSILAEQAATANRRFVVGVLDLDGFKAVNDLYGHGVGDRVLKETGQRLLKVSDDTQFIARLGGDEFGIIVDAGLDSEAVLAVGARICSVFDAPFSVAGIVAKIGGSVGFALAPDAGTTAELLYERADYALYHAKARYRGQPVIFSREHEVEIRKLSTIEHTLRRIDLDAELSVHFQPIVNVRTSRLVGFEALARWHNPELGDVAPGVFISVAERTELIGTITQVLLRKALSAVSSWPEDMFLSFNLSMRDLISQVTILQIVAIIESSGIDPRRIIIEVTETALMQDYERVQESLRILRSMGLKVALDDFGSGQSSLSYVHQLSLDKIKIDRGFVRNIAMQENARNIVKTVIDLCRNLKLDCVVEGVETAEQVEIISRLGCSTMQGYFFAKPMPQGEVAAFIADFGLPGDRRRLVAAAG comes from the coding sequence ATGAACAGTATTTTGAATCTATTTCGGATTGATGCCGATAATCACGAATTGATGGGAGCACAGCTCGCGGCGTTTTCGCGGCAGGTCCCGTTGCTCTATTTTATCCTGAGCGTGAATTCGATCGCGCTGGCGTCCACGCATCTCGGCATCGCACCCTCACTGCTGACCGTCGTATTTCCCGGTGTTCTGGTCGGGGCCTGCGCCATCCGTTGTCTGATCTGGCTGCAGCGCCGCAACCTTGTGGTCGAGCCGAAGGCTGCCGCCCGCACCTTGCGCGCGACCGTGGTGCTGGGCGGCGCGCTGGGCTTTGCGTTCCTGGCATGGGCGCTGAGCCTGTTTCCGTATGGCGACACCTCCCGCCACGGTCACATCCTGTTTTTCGTCGGCATCACGGTGGTCAGTTGCATCTTCTGCCTGATGCATGTGCGGCCGGCGGCGCTGATCCTGACCGGCACGGTGATCGCGCCGTTCGTGGTTTTTCTGCTCGCAAGTGGCGACGTGGTTCATATCGCCATCGGCTTGAACCTGTTCTTGGTCACGGTCGCGATGATCTATATCCTGATCATCTGCTCCGGACAGTTTGCCGCCATGGTCAACGGGCAAATGGAGACCAGGCGTCTCAGCAACGAGAACTTCCGTCTCGCCAATGTCGACAGCCTCACCGATCTGCCCAACCGACGCCAGTTCTTCCACCGGCTCTCGATACTCGCAGAGCAGGCGGCGACGGCGAACCGCAGATTCGTGGTCGGCGTGCTCGATCTCGACGGCTTCAAGGCCGTCAACGATCTCTATGGACATGGCGTCGGTGATCGGGTGCTGAAGGAAACCGGTCAGCGCCTCCTGAAGGTTTCCGACGACACGCAATTCATCGCGCGCCTCGGAGGCGACGAGTTCGGCATCATCGTCGACGCCGGCCTCGATTCCGAAGCCGTGCTCGCGGTCGGCGCCAGGATCTGCTCGGTCTTCGACGCGCCGTTTTCGGTCGCCGGAATCGTCGCCAAGATCGGCGGCTCGGTGGGATTTGCCCTCGCGCCGGACGCCGGCACGACGGCGGAACTGCTCTACGAGCGCGCCGACTACGCGCTCTACCATGCGAAAGCGAGATACCGTGGCCAGCCGGTGATCTTCTCCAGGGAGCATGAGGTCGAAATCCGCAAGCTCAGCACCATTGAGCACACCTTGCGGAGGATCGATCTCGACGCAGAACTGTCGGTGCATTTTCAGCCGATCGTCAATGTCAGGACGTCGCGGCTGGTCGGCTTCGAGGCGCTCGCGCGATGGCACAATCCCGAACTCGGTGACGTCGCGCCCGGCGTCTTCATTTCGGTCGCGGAGCGCACCGAACTGATCGGAACGATTACGCAGGTCCTGTTGCGCAAGGCGTTGTCCGCCGTCAGCTCGTGGCCGGAGGATATGTTCCTGTCCTTCAACCTGTCGATGCGCGATCTGATCTCGCAAGTCACGATCCTGCAGATCGTGGCGATCATCGAAAGCAGCGGCATCGATCCTCGCCGTATCATCATCGAGGTTACCGAGACGGCGCTGATGCAGGACTACGAACGGGTGCAGGAGTCGCTGAGGATCTTGCGGTCGATGGGGCTGAAGGTGGCGCTCGACGATTTCGGGTCGGGGCAATCCAGCCTGAGCTATGTCCATCAATTGTCGCTGGACAAGATCAAGATCGACCGCGGCTTCGTTCGCAACATCGCGATGCAGGAGAATGCCCGCAACATCGTCAAGACGGTGATCGACCTGTGCCGCAACCTGAAACTCGACTGCGTGGTGGAGGGGGTGGAAACGGCGGAGCAGGTCGAGATCATCAGCCGGCTCGGCTGCTCGACGATGCAGGGGTATTTCTTTGCCAAGCCGATGCCGCAGGGCGAGGTCGCGGCCTTCATCGCCGACTTTGGCTTGCCCGGCGATCGGCGGCGGCTGGTCGCTGCGGCCGGGTAG